In Streptomyces sannanensis, the DNA window CGGAAGCCGATGGCCACGGCGACGGCGCCGACAAGGACCACGCTCGTGATCGACTGCAGGACGCTGCCGATGACGTGTCCGATGATCACGGAGCCGCGGTGGATGGCCATGGTGCGGAAGCGGGCGATGATGCCCTCGGTCATGTCGTTGGAGACGGAGACCGCGGTGCCGATCGTGGTGGAGCCGATGGTCATCAGCAGCAGGCCCGGCACGAGGTAGGCGATGTAGTCGGAGCGGTCGGCGTCGCTGCCGAGGCCCGCGCTCATCGCGTCGCCGAAGATGTAGACGAAGAGGAGCAGCAGCATGATCGGCGTGAGCAGCAGGTTCAGGGTGAGGGAGGGATAGCGCCGGGCGTGGAGCAGGTTGCGGCGCAGCATCGTGGACGAGTCGCGCACGGCGAGGGGGAAGGAGCTCATCGCAGGGTCTCCTTGGGCTGGTTCGGCTGGTTCGGCTGGTTCGGCTGGTTGGGCACATTGCTGCTACTGGTCAGGGCGAAGAAGACGTCGTCGAGGTCGGGGGTGTGCACGGTCAGCTCGTCCGCCTCGATGCCGGCCGATTCCAGCCGGTCGAGGATGGAGCGCAGCTCGCGCTGGGTGCCGTTGCTGGGGATCTGCAGCGACAGCGCCTCGTCGATGGGGGCACCCCCTGTTCGAGCGAAGCCGAGAGGTTGGGGGAGGGTGACCTCGCGCAGCGCGGAGGCGGCGAACTGGTACGCGGCCGGGTCGGTGAAACGGAGCCGGACATGCCCGCTGGGGATCAGCCGCTTCAGCTCCTCTGCGGTGCCTTCGGCGGCGATCCTGCCGTCTGTGAGGACGGCGATGCGGTCGGCGAGCTCGTCGGCCTCTTCCAGGTATTGGGTGGTGAGGAAGACGGTGACGCCGCCGGTGACGAGTTCGCGGATGATCTGCCACATGTTGTGGCGACTGCGCGGGTCGAGGCCGGTGGTCGGCTCGTCGAGGAAGATGATCCGCGGGCTGCCGACCAGGGTCATGGCGATGTCGAGGCGGCGCTTCATGCCGCCGGAGTAGGTGGAGGCGGGCTGCTTCGCGGCCTCGGTGAGGTCGAAGCGCTCCAGCAGCTCGGCGGCGACCCGCCGTCCCTCTTGCTTGGGCAGGTGGTGCAGGTCCGCCATGAGGAGCATGTTCTCCTCGCCGGTGATCAGGCCGTCGACGGCGGAGAACTGTCCGGTGACGCCGATCGCGGCGCGTACGGCTTGCGGGTCGGTGGCGAGGTCGTGGCCGCCGATGTGGATCCGGCCGGAGGCGGGGTCGGGGGAGGTGAGGGTGGAGAGGATCTTGACGGCGGTGGTCTTGCCGGCGCCGTTCGGGCCGAGCAGGGAGAAGACCGTTCCTTCCGGGACGGTCAGGTCGATGCCGTCGAGGACGGTCTTGTCGCCGTAGGACTTGCGCAGCCGGTTCGCCGCGATGGCCAAGTCGGTCATGAGGGGTGATCCTTTGGAAGCTGCGGCGATTACAGGCTGCGGGCGGTGATGTCGCCGTAGGCGGTGGTCGCATGGATGGTCAGGGCGGGGTTGCCGTCGGTGTTCTTGAGGGCGTTGTGGATGCGGCCGTAGGTGGTGCCGGCGTCGAGGGAGGCGGAGACGCCGCGGGCGGCGTCGACGGTGATGTTGCCGGACTGGGTGTGCAGGGTGACGGTGCCACTCACGGCTTCGGTGATGGTCAGGTCGCCCTTTTGGGTGCTGAGTTCGGCGGGGCCGCCCAGGCGGCCGACGGTGATGTCGCCGTCCTGGAGGGTGAGGCGGGCGCCTGCGGTCTCGTCCAGCTTGACCGTGGCCTGCTGGCCGTCGAAGGCGACGTCGCCGAGGCGTCCGACGCCGCGTAGTTCGGTGCGGGCGGCCTTGGCTTCGATATGGGAGCCGGCGGGCAGCTGGACGGTGACCTCGACGGAGCCGGAGTGTCCGAAGACCCGGTTGGTCGCCTCCGGGGCCTCGATCCGCAGGACGCCGTCGCCGTAGGTGACCTTGATCTCCCCGGCGGCCTTCACGTCGCGGCTCTTGGCGGCGTTGGCGGGCAGGACCTCGACCGTGGTGTCGGTGCGGTCGGCGGCGATGAGCTGGATGCGTCCGGCGGGGATGTCCAGGACGGCGGTCACCGCGGTGGGGGTGTCGAACTTCTGCATCGTTCTCTCCTTCGTCTGCATCGCGAGCCCCTTCGGCTCGTCGTTTCTGATGACGGAAAAGCTACGTTGCGTTCATAGATCTGGCAATAATATCGTTGCGCGAAACTGCCATTAATGCAGGTCAGAGCCCATAATTCGTTGCAACGGTTATGAATCTAACGCAACAGTTCCTGCGTTTTTGTTGCAATGGATTGAGTGTGAACGCTATGTTGGAGGCACCTGGAACCAAGGAAGGCCACGAAGGAGACCCCGATGCCGGGAGGCAGGCTCACTCAGCAGGAACGCCAGCAGATCGCGTTGGGACTGGCCGACGGCCTCGCGTACGCGGAGATCGCCAGACGCCTCGACCGCCCCACCTCGACGGTCACGCGTGAGGTGATGCGCAACGGCGGCCCCACCGCCTACCGCGCCGACCTGGCCCACCGCGCCACCGAACACCGCGCCCATCGCCGCCGAAAGGCCGCGCCCCGGGGCCCGAATGCGCCTTCGCCGGCCCACGGGCGCGACGCTGAAGCCGTGCGCGAGTACGAGGAGGTGTTCACCACCGTCTTCATGCAATCGGGCCTGCCCAAGATGACGGCCCGGGTGCTGGTCTGCCTCTATACCACTGACGAGGGCAGCCTCACCGCGTCCGAACTCGTCCAGCGCCTCCAGGTCAGCCCGGCGTCCGTCTCCAAAGCGATCACGTTCCTGGAGAGTCAGGGCCTCGTCCGCCGGGAACGCGACGAACGCCGCCGTGAGCGCTACGCCGTGGACAACGACGTCATGTATCAATCAACGGTGGCCAGCGCCCGGGCCACCGCCCAACTCGGCGAGACCGCACGACAGGGCGTCAGTATCCTCGGCCCTGGCACCCCGGCCGCCACCCGCCTCGAAAACATCGCACGCTTCGTCGACTTCATTTCCGAGAGCATCGTCCGCGCCGCGGAGCAGGCCCGCGAAGTCCTCCACACGCAACCCGAAACGACCTCAGACAGCACTGCCTAAGCCAGGGAATGTAAAACTAACGGCGGATCTGCCGATCAAGGCAGATGGTCAAGTGGCCAGG includes these proteins:
- a CDS encoding helix-turn-helix domain-containing protein → MPGGRLTQQERQQIALGLADGLAYAEIARRLDRPTSTVTREVMRNGGPTAYRADLAHRATEHRAHRRRKAAPRGPNAPSPAHGRDAEAVREYEEVFTTVFMQSGLPKMTARVLVCLYTTDEGSLTASELVQRLQVSPASVSKAITFLESQGLVRRERDERRRERYAVDNDVMYQSTVASARATAQLGETARQGVSILGPGTPAATRLENIARFVDFISESIVRAAEQAREVLHTQPETTSDSTA
- a CDS encoding DUF4097 family beta strand repeat-containing protein, yielding MQKFDTPTAVTAVLDIPAGRIQLIAADRTDTTVEVLPANAAKSRDVKAAGEIKVTYGDGVLRIEAPEATNRVFGHSGSVEVTVQLPAGSHIEAKAARTELRGVGRLGDVAFDGQQATVKLDETAGARLTLQDGDITVGRLGGPAELSTQKGDLTITEAVSGTVTLHTQSGNITVDAARGVSASLDAGTTYGRIHNALKNTDGNPALTIHATTAYGDITARSL
- a CDS encoding ATP-binding cassette domain-containing protein translates to MTDLAIAANRLRKSYGDKTVLDGIDLTVPEGTVFSLLGPNGAGKTTAVKILSTLTSPDPASGRIHIGGHDLATDPQAVRAAIGVTGQFSAVDGLITGEENMLLMADLHHLPKQEGRRVAAELLERFDLTEAAKQPASTYSGGMKRRLDIAMTLVGSPRIIFLDEPTTGLDPRSRHNMWQIIRELVTGGVTVFLTTQYLEEADELADRIAVLTDGRIAAEGTAEELKRLIPSGHVRLRFTDPAAYQFAASALREVTLPQPLGFARTGGAPIDEALSLQIPSNGTQRELRSILDRLESAGIEADELTVHTPDLDDVFFALTSSSNVPNQPNQPNQPNQPKETLR
- a CDS encoding ABC transporter permease, which translates into the protein MSSFPLAVRDSSTMLRRNLLHARRYPSLTLNLLLTPIMLLLLFVYIFGDAMSAGLGSDADRSDYIAYLVPGLLLMTIGSTTIGTAVSVSNDMTEGIIARFRTMAIHRGSVIIGHVIGSVLQSITSVVLVGAVAVAIGFRSTDATTLEWIAAFGLVTLFALALTWIAVGMGLVSPNAEAASNNAMPLIFLPLISSTFVPLHTMPGWFQPIAEYQPFTPAIETLRGLLLGTEIGNNGWIAIAWCLGLAALGYRWSQAQFNRDPK